A stretch of the Hydra vulgaris chromosome 09, alternate assembly HydraT2T_AEP genome encodes the following:
- the LOC136084731 gene encoding uncharacterized protein LOC136084731, which translates to MSSGISNSNSNISDTDSNVSAAGSGILSRAIALNRIIESYVDSMFDKKKFSNFLANGFKDAYLCNKEIFIEKSKTYQDHIKAELLQDITNYLKKASIIKKLNQLDEYELNLENEPLMKYGSSLNLCLLSAKEQYLIEHENSVEAEYSALKNKLIEKLKNLEDIKTELKERCCNSEKDLNVVRLELEKLRKIL; encoded by the coding sequence ATGAGTTCAGGTATTTCAAATAGTAATTCCAATATTTCAGACACAGATTCTAATGTTTCAGCTGCAGGTTCGGGTATTTTAAGTCGAGCTATAGCATTAAATCGAATAATTGAAAGTTATGTGGATTcaatgtttgataaaaaaaaattttcgaacTTTCTTGCAAATGGTTTTAAAGATGCTTATTTATGCAATAAAGagatatttatagaaaaatcaaaaacttacCAAGATCATATAAAAGCAGAGTTATTGCAAGatataactaattatttaaagaaagcgtcaatcattaaaaaactaaatcaattAGATGAATATGAGTTAAATTTAGAGAATGAACCTCTGATGAAGTATGGAAGttctttaaatttgtgtttACTATCAGCCAAAGAGCAATACCTAATTGAACATGAAAATAGTGTAGAAGCAGAGTATtcagcattgaaaaataaacttatagaaaaattaaaaaatctcgAAGACATCAAAACGGAGCTAAAAGAAAGATGTTGCAATtctgaaaaagatttaaatgtggTTCGCTTAGAACTAGAAAAGTTGCGCAAAATTctgtga
- the LOC136085413 gene encoding uncharacterized protein LOC136085413, producing the protein MKGSLLRYVNKVDATSSNDNSINSFVSSTSPGIVIPEPEPMLTDTVEQCSCAMSFTSEPVIQADAEPTVADLGLGIRNSKESISNDPAEWEINADLIAYYAENIPSQNLKSGLSLKGRQFGEKIRYVRKEYFIGKLVNGEIVSRDWLIYSPSTGKVFCYICKIFGCKTGSAGTNYAPRNQFITGFDDWNFDAAVSMIMKYKKSTRIDVELQKENKKSCKYWTEGLAFRGDNQLHNSPNNGNYLGCIDLLAKFDPYLREHIQRYGNPGRGNVSYFSANICDELINILGGKVLKQIISEIKDAKYYGISIDSTPDISHVDQLTLVIRYVLKNRNVVERFLQFNPIEHHDGEYI; encoded by the exons atgaaaggttCTTTGCTAAGATATGTTAATAAAGTAGATGCTACTTCTAGCAATGACAATTCAATAAACTCTTTCGTTTCTTCAACAAGTCCAGGAATAGTAATACCAGAGCCAGAACCAATGCTGACTGACACTGTGGAACAATGCAGTTGTGCAATGAGTTTTACAAGTGAACCAGTTATTCAAGCAGATGCGGAACCAACAGTAGCAGATTTAGGATTGGGAATAAGGAATAGTAAGGAATCTATTTCAAATGATCCTGCTGAATGGGAAATAAATGCTGATCTCATAGCTTATTATGCAGAGAATATCCCATCACAGAATTTGAAATCTGGTTTAAGCTTAAAAGGTAGACAATTTGGTGAAAAGATTAGATATGTACGCAAGGAATATTTTATAGGAAAACTGGTAAATGGAGAAATTGTCAGCAGGGATTGGCTCATATATTCGCCCTCAACTGGTAAAGtgttttgttatatttgcaagATATTTGGTTGCAAAACTGGCAGTGCTGGTACTAATTATGCACCAAGGAATCAATTTATAACTGGTTTCGATGACTGGAATTTCGATGCTGCTGTGTCGATGATAATGAAATACAAAAAGTCTACTCGAATTGATGTTGAACTTCAGAAGGAAAATAAGAAGTCTTGCAAATACTGGACTGAA GGATTAGCTTTTCGTGGTGACAATCAATTGCATAACTCTCCTAACAATGGAAATTATCTTGGTTGTATTGATCTGTTAGCTAAATTCGATCCATATCTAAGAGAACACATTCAAAGATATGGAAATCCAGGGAGGGGAAATGTATCATATTTTTCAGCAAACATATGCGATGAACTCATTAATATATTAGGAGGCAAAGttttaaagcaaataatttCTGAAATCAAGGATGCtaaatattatggaattagCATCGATTCAACCCCTGATATTAGTCATGTAGATCAGCTCACACTTGTTATTCGCTATGTACTCAAAAACAGAAATGTAGTAGAGCGATTTCTTCAATTTAATCCAATCGAACACCATGATGGAGAATACATTTAA
- the LOC136085414 gene encoding uncharacterized protein LOC136085414 — protein sequence MSGIYSGVQARFREINHLAEWVPCAAHSLNLVGSAAVECCSAAVNYFGVIHLSETRWSSRSDATRAFYAKYLQIRQALCEVTNSKHQPPAAVHEAKSLDKHLDYFETALMYVIWKDLLQKMNIVNKAVQEPGIELCTIIKLYDGLIQYFHDTHSKFETFEGQVKDLTESDYKEATQRKRIQKRFDDEGYK from the exons ATGAGTGGAATATATTCTGGTGTGCAAGCTAGATTCAGAGAGATTAATCATTTAGCAGAATGGGTTCCATGTGCTGCCCACAGCCTAAACTTAGTTGGTTCAGCTGCCGTGGAGTGTTGTTCAGCAGCTGTAAATTATTTTGGTGTCATACA CTTATCAGAAACTAGGTGGTCCTCTAGAAGTGATGCCACAAGAGCTTTCTATGCAAAATACTTACAAATTCGTCAAGCATTATGTGAAGTCACTAACAGCAAACATCAACCACCAGCAGCTGTTCATGAAGCGAAATCACTGGATAAACATTTAGACTACTTTGAAACTGCGTTAATGTATGTGATTTGGAAAGATTTACTTCAAAAGATGAATATTGTCAATAAAGCCGTACAGGAGCCGGGTATTGAGCTGTGCACCATCATTAAACTGTACGATGGTCTCATACAGTATTTTCATGATACACACAGTAAGTTTGAAACATTCGAAGGCCAGGTAAAAGATCTCACAGAATCTGATTACAAAGAAGCTACACAACGCAAGCGAATACAGAAGCGATTTGATGACGAAGGATACAAGTAA
- the LOC136085415 gene encoding zinc finger BED domain-containing protein 5-like, giving the protein MKDENPGMLLVHCVIHRENLVAKSLSPVLNKIINLVVKCINSIKASAKQGCILKLFCEENNEAHVRLLLHTEAYLSYLTDIFEKLNILNKKLQGTNKTLVDAKAKIFGFITSIELFEKDVHQKQFEKFHWLQKCEVTHTAKLNIVEHLTNLSADLKGRFSDLKEIDFLTWLMQPMLVNLSHISNMQYQEELAEMQNDESVKTLFNIKGSMAWFFEETEIKYPSTTESCLVRERERKFRARANESAEQRASRLKKQRERYVNVRTAETEEGEMKKKKKKKATWKYKPGAEKKAQKRQHEMKAAGETLDFSITIMSVNVSLEKLQVLRNSAGQNAILSTVKIATESQLEQKTFVEKKTRRKK; this is encoded by the exons ATGAAAGATGAAAATCCAGGTATGCTTCTTGTGCACTGTGTTATTCACAGGGAAAACTTGGTAGCTAAAAGTCTTTCTCctgttctaaataaaataataaacttggTTGTAAAATGCATTAATTCTATTAAAGCAAGTGCAAAACAAGggtgcattttaaaattattttgtgaagAAAACAACGAAGCTCATGTGAGACTTTTACTTCACACTGAG GCATATCTGAGTTATTTAAccgatatttttgaaaaactcaatatattgaataaaaaacttcaagGAACAAATAAAACTCTTGTCGATGCAAAAGCGAagatatttggttttattacgtCTATTGAACTATTTGAAAAAGACGTTcatcaaaaacaatttgaaaagtTTCATTGGCTTCAAAAATGTGAAGTAACTCATACCGCTAAACTTAATATTGTTGAGCATCTAACAAACTTATCAGCTGATTTAAAAGGGAGATTTTCCGATTTgaaagaaattgattttctaaCTTGGTTGATGCAGCCAATGTTAGTTAATTTATCTCATATTTCAAATATGCAGTACCAAGAAGAATTAGCAGAAATGCAGAATGACGAAtcagttaaaactttatttaatataaaaggaTCGATGGCATGGTTTTTTGAAGAGACCGAAATTAAATATCCAAGCACAACAGAAT CTTGTCTTGTTCGAGAAAGAGAACGGAAATTTCGAGCAAGAGCAAATGAGTCAGCTGAACAACGAGCATCTCgtctaaaaaaacaaagagaacGATATGTTAATGTAAGGACGGCTGAAACAGAAGAAG gtgaaatgaaaaaaaaaaaaaaaaaaaaggcaacatGGAAATACAAACCTGGTGCTgaaaaaaaagctcaaaaacGACAACATGAAATGAAAGCAGCTG GAGAAACACTTGATTTTTCCATTACTATAATGTCTGTCAATGTATCATTGGAAAAGCTTCAAGTACTAAGGAACAGTGCTGGCCAAAATGCTATTTTATCTACTGTTAAAATTGCAACTGAATCTCAGCTTGAACAGAAAACATTTGTTGAGAAAAAGACTCGCAGAAAGAAATGA
- the LOC136084732 gene encoding isopenicillin N synthase-like: protein MAAYICTLAIVFISIIFYKYITIVDIFDFISLYKENTFELASINLTEAEDNYNNVAQRLVKASHDVGFVYLTDVKGYNSEELLIWTKWFFNLDIDKKMKIAKKSFNEINANVYRGYFPVVEGGHSYKEAFEMGGFNSNYATEYPTPSNIRNITTFDGKPIMRNVLEERNTWPVSGNYTEDRQFRLVMEKYRRFFYETSSVIFRLMIHGLGFEKESYDYLFGPRSLSTYRLIHYPSRLANSPETIPDEAWDGDIAIATGEHFDSTIITLLSTFHFNGLQIKPVGYSKWINVPADKDRLVVNVGALLEHLADRKMVATNHRVLDGGNSRYSVAMFYEPSHDADISKTFSGKKNDYVGNFIKYGLWMSNRTKMFAEYRTTDFGVDVD from the coding sequence ATGGCTGCCTATATTTGTACATTAgcaattgtttttataagtattattttctacaaatacataACAATTGtagatatttttgattttatcagCTTATATAAAGAGAATACTTTTGAACTTGCTTCCATTAACTTAACGGAAGCTGAAGATAATTATAATAACGTTGCACAAAGACTTGTGAAAGCTAGTCATGATGTAGGTTTTGTGTATTTAACTGACGTTAAAGGTTATAATTCAGAAGAGTTACTGATATGgacaaaatggttttttaatctagatattgataaaaaaatgaaaatagcaaaaaaaagttttaatgaaataaatgccAATGTTTATAGGGGCTATTTTCCTGTTGTAGAAGGTGGTCATTCTTATAAAGAAGCTTTTGAAATGGGGGGCTTTAATTCAAATTATGCAACAGAATATCCAACACCTTCCAATATACGCAATATAACAACTTTTGATGGAAAACCTATCATGAGAAATGTTTTAGAAGAAAGAAACACATGGCCAGTATCAGGAAATTATACTGAAGATAGACAATTCAGGTTAGTTATGGAGAAATATCGACGTTTTTTTTATGAGACTTCATCAGTTATATTTAGACTAATGATTCATGGGTTAGGTTTTGAAAAAGAGAGTTATGATTATCTTTTTGGACCAAGATCACTGTCCACTTATCGTTTGATTCATTATCCTAGTCGGTTAGCTAATTCTCCTGAAACTATACCAGATGAAGCTTGGGATGGTGATATTGCTATAGCTACTGGTGAACACTTTGACAGTACTATAATAACACTTTTGTCAACATTTCATTTTAATGGTTTACAAATTAAGCCTGTTGGTTACAGCAAATGGATTAATGTACCTGCTGATAAGGACAGATTAGTTGTTAATGTTGGTGCCCTTCTAGAACATCTAGCTGATAGAAAAATGGTTGCAACAAATCACAGAGTTTTGGATGGTGGTAATAGTAGATATTCAGTTGCCATGTTTTATGAACCATCTCATGATGCAGAtatatccaaaacattttctGGTAAGAAAAATGATTATGttggaaattttattaagtatggGCTTTGGATGTCAAATCGAACAAAAATGTTTGCTGAATACAGAACAACTGATTTTGGTGTTGACGTTGATTag